Proteins found in one Gemmatimonadaceae bacterium genomic segment:
- a CDS encoding bifunctional salicylyl-CoA 5-hydroxylase/oxidoreductase, which yields MNVLVVGGGPGGLYTALLMKRRDPRAVVTVLERHKPDDTFGWGVVLSDQTVANLHAADPESATAIADALHHWDDIEIHFAARTMRSGGHGFSGIGRKALLAILQQRCRAVGVQLRFEHESPAETIETSIAAERADLVIVADGINSRLRERFASTYRPDIDLRRCRYVWLGTPRRFDAFTFAFAETPAGWFQAHAYQFDGETSTFIVETPYEVWERAGISDMSDSESRAFCESLFADLLGGAPLWSNAAHLRGSAQWIRFPRVTCAEWVHWLDADGRRVPLVLLGDAAHTAHFSIGSGSKLALEDAIAIDAQIAAAPDDLPAALRRYQAERAVEVLKLQNAARNSTEWFEHVDRYARLAPEQFAYSLLTRSQRISHENLRVRDPQYVATFERWFAQQSGVTVPPEAVAPPAIFTPFTVRGVTLPNRIVVSPMAQYSADADGTPTDWHLVHLGARAAGGAGLVMTEMTCVTADARITPACPGLWSEAHRDVWARTVRFVHEHTPAKIGLQLGHAGAKGATRKMWEGIDQPLEAGAWPLLAASEVQYLDGVSQTAHAMTRRDMDRVVTDFATATRLGAEAGFDWLELHAAHGYLLSGFLSPLTNQRADEYGGDLGGRARFPLRVFAAMREAWPRERPMSVRISAHDWATGGNTDDDAVVMAKLFRAAGADVIDVSAGQVVKDERPVFGRMWQTPFADRIRQEAEIATIAVGAITDADQANGIIASGRADLVAIGRPHLTNPAWTLMEAARFGYRGAQWPVQYLQGKSQLERLIERERMTLPSTNNAPPKGELT from the coding sequence GTGAACGTGTTGGTCGTGGGTGGAGGACCTGGCGGACTGTACACGGCGCTGCTCATGAAGCGCCGCGATCCGCGCGCTGTTGTCACGGTGCTCGAACGACACAAGCCCGATGACACGTTCGGCTGGGGCGTCGTGCTCTCTGACCAGACGGTCGCCAACCTGCATGCCGCCGACCCCGAGAGCGCTACGGCCATCGCCGACGCGCTCCACCACTGGGATGACATCGAGATCCACTTCGCGGCGCGCACGATGCGATCGGGCGGCCACGGATTCAGCGGAATCGGTCGCAAGGCGTTGCTGGCCATCCTGCAGCAGCGTTGCCGGGCGGTGGGCGTGCAACTTCGGTTTGAGCACGAGTCGCCGGCCGAAACCATCGAGACGTCCATCGCCGCGGAGCGCGCCGATCTGGTGATCGTGGCCGACGGCATCAACAGTCGGCTGCGTGAACGATTTGCCAGCACCTACCGACCGGACATCGACCTGCGGCGGTGTCGTTACGTCTGGCTGGGCACCCCTCGTCGATTCGATGCCTTCACCTTTGCCTTCGCGGAAACGCCAGCCGGGTGGTTTCAGGCGCACGCGTATCAGTTTGACGGAGAGACGAGCACGTTCATCGTCGAAACGCCGTACGAGGTGTGGGAGCGCGCCGGAATTTCTGACATGTCCGACAGCGAATCGCGGGCGTTCTGCGAATCACTCTTCGCCGACCTGCTGGGCGGCGCGCCGCTCTGGAGCAATGCGGCCCACCTGCGCGGTTCGGCGCAGTGGATTCGGTTCCCGCGCGTCACGTGCGCGGAGTGGGTGCATTGGCTCGACGCTGACGGGCGACGCGTGCCACTCGTGCTGCTGGGCGACGCCGCCCATACCGCCCACTTCTCCATCGGCTCCGGCAGCAAACTGGCGCTCGAAGACGCCATCGCCATCGACGCACAGATTGCCGCTGCTCCCGACGACTTGCCGGCCGCGCTGCGCCGCTATCAGGCGGAACGAGCGGTGGAAGTGCTCAAGCTGCAAAACGCCGCCCGAAATTCCACCGAGTGGTTTGAGCACGTGGATCGGTATGCGCGACTGGCCCCCGAGCAATTTGCCTACTCGCTGCTCACCCGCTCGCAGCGCATTTCGCACGAAAACCTGCGGGTGCGCGACCCGCAGTACGTCGCGACGTTCGAACGCTGGTTTGCGCAGCAGTCCGGCGTGACGGTGCCGCCGGAAGCCGTCGCCCCTCCGGCCATCTTCACGCCGTTCACCGTGCGCGGTGTCACGCTCCCCAATCGCATCGTGGTATCGCCGATGGCCCAGTACTCGGCCGATGCCGACGGCACACCCACCGATTGGCACCTGGTGCATCTGGGAGCGCGAGCCGCCGGTGGCGCGGGCCTGGTGATGACCGAGATGACGTGCGTGACGGCCGACGCGCGCATCACGCCAGCCTGTCCCGGCTTGTGGAGCGAGGCCCATCGTGATGTGTGGGCGCGCACCGTGCGCTTCGTGCACGAACACACCCCGGCCAAGATCGGACTGCAGCTTGGTCATGCTGGTGCCAAGGGCGCCACCAGAAAGATGTGGGAAGGCATCGACCAACCGCTTGAGGCCGGCGCGTGGCCGCTATTGGCGGCGTCGGAGGTGCAGTATCTGGACGGCGTGTCGCAAACGGCACACGCCATGACGCGGCGCGACATGGACCGCGTGGTGACCGACTTCGCCACGGCCACACGGTTGGGCGCCGAGGCCGGATTCGATTGGCTGGAACTGCATGCCGCTCATGGTTACCTGCTGTCGGGCTTTCTGTCGCCACTCACCAATCAGCGTGCCGACGAGTACGGCGGCGACCTTGGGGGGCGCGCGCGATTTCCGCTGCGCGTGTTTGCCGCCATGCGCGAGGCATGGCCTCGCGAGCGACCAATGTCCGTTCGCATTTCTGCGCATGACTGGGCCACCGGCGGCAACACCGATGATGATGCCGTGGTCATGGCGAAGCTCTTTCGCGCCGCCGGCGCCGATGTCATCGATGTGTCGGCCGGCCAGGTGGTGAAAGACGAGCGGCCGGTGTTTGGACGCATGTGGCAAACGCCATTTGCCGACCGGATCCGCCAGGAGGCGGAGATCGCGACCATCGCCGTGGGGGCCATCACCGATGCCGATCAGGCCAATGGTATCATTGCGTCGGGACGCGCCGACCTCGTGGCCATTGGTCGGCCGCATCTCACCAATCCGGCGTGGACGTTGATGGAAGCCGCGCGGTTTGGCTATCGGGGTGCGCAATGGCCGGTGCAATACCTGCAGGGGAAGTCGCAACTCGAGCGATTGATCGAGCGCGAGCGCATGACGCTCCCGTCGACCAACAACGCACCACCGAAAGGTGAGCTGACATGA
- a CDS encoding SDR family oxidoreductase, protein MNRDGMLAGQHALVTGANRGIGAAIAQALSGAGASVSLLVRDAARAQAVADSLRGPHTIVVADVTDRAASHAACAHAVASLGPIDILVNNAGSAESASFMRSDVALFERMLAVHLLAAVHTAHAVLPSMLERRHGHIVNVASVAGLWGAPYITAYTSAKHALIGFTRALALEVSGRGVAVNAVCPGYTGTDLVDDAVARIVAKTGRTADEARQSILSDAGQSRMITADEVAVAVLALCTAPEGAPSGRAVLLDGSGDP, encoded by the coding sequence ATGAACCGTGACGGTATGCTGGCGGGACAGCACGCCCTCGTGACGGGCGCCAATCGCGGCATTGGCGCCGCGATCGCGCAAGCACTGTCCGGCGCCGGAGCAAGCGTCAGCTTGCTGGTGCGCGATGCGGCGCGGGCACAGGCGGTGGCCGATTCGTTGCGCGGGCCGCACACGATTGTGGTGGCCGACGTGACCGATCGCGCCGCCTCGCACGCCGCCTGCGCGCACGCAGTGGCGTCGCTGGGGCCAATCGACATCCTGGTGAACAACGCGGGTTCGGCAGAATCCGCGTCGTTCATGCGCAGCGACGTGGCGCTGTTTGAACGCATGCTGGCGGTGCACCTGCTGGCCGCCGTGCACACGGCGCACGCGGTGCTGCCGAGCATGCTCGAACGTCGGCATGGTCACATCGTGAATGTTGCCAGCGTCGCCGGCCTCTGGGGTGCGCCCTACATCACAGCCTATACGTCAGCCAAACACGCGTTGATCGGATTTACGCGGGCGCTTGCGCTGGAAGTGTCGGGGCGTGGGGTGGCGGTGAATGCCGTGTGTCCCGGATACACAGGCACCGATCTGGTGGACGATGCGGTGGCCCGCATTGTGGCGAAGACCGGACGCACGGCCGACGAGGCGCGACAGTCAATCTTGTCCGACGCCGGGCAATCGCGGATGATCACGGCCGACGAAGTGGCCGTGGCGGTGCTGGCATTGTGCACCGCGCCCGAGGGCGCGCCGAGTGGGCGGGCGGTGTTGCTGGACGGGAGCGGCGACCCATGA
- a CDS encoding MarR family transcriptional regulator, translating to MNAPGDHESLRLWLRLFTCSTLIEQHLGSALKREFGSSLPRFDLLAQLDRAPGGLRMGELSERILTTGGNVTWLVRALETEGLVSRRVAIDDKRAAVVRLTAAGRRHFAAMAQAHEQWIIAVFAPLTPDDRRLMHEQLDTLKAQFRPSRTTE from the coding sequence ATGAACGCACCAGGCGACCACGAATCGCTGCGGTTGTGGTTGCGGCTATTCACCTGCTCCACTCTCATTGAGCAGCACCTTGGCAGCGCCCTCAAACGTGAATTCGGTTCGTCGTTGCCGCGGTTCGACCTGCTGGCACAGCTGGATCGCGCGCCGGGCGGTTTGCGCATGGGCGAACTGTCGGAACGTATTCTCACCACCGGTGGCAACGTCACGTGGCTGGTGCGCGCGCTGGAGACCGAGGGCCTGGTGTCCCGGCGCGTGGCCATCGATGACAAGCGCGCCGCGGTGGTGCGCCTGACGGCGGCTGGCCGGCGGCACTTCGCCGCGATGGCGCAAGCGCACGAGCAGTGGATCATTGCCGTGTTTGCACCGTTGACGCCCGATGATCGACGCCTGATGCATGAACAGCTTGACACCCTGAAAGCGCAGTTCCGCCCCTCCAGGACCACCGAATGA
- a CDS encoding acyl-CoA dehydrogenase family protein has protein sequence MSTLAHLTWPFFDNAHRALGAAVTEWVGTQVVDEASVDDACREWVRRLGSAGYLRYCVPQAWGGELPALDSRALCVLREALAAHDGLADFVFAMQGLGSGAITLGGSETLRAEWLPRVAAGTAIAAFALSEPDAGSDAGAMCTSATRTADGWRLNGIKTWISNGGIADFYCVFARSAPDSSGSKGISAFFVRADTPGLRVTERIEVMSPHPLATLAFVDCEVPHDALLGTEGEGFALAMRTLDIFRVSVAAAATGFARRAMQESLRHASTRAMFGTTLGAQPLAQAILGDMATDLDAAALLTYRAAWHRDTQSERSTRVAAMAKLGATELAQQIIDRALQLHGGRGVRVGEVVERLYRDVRALRIYEGATEVQRLLVGRESLKAHRLG, from the coding sequence ATGAGCACACTCGCGCATCTGACCTGGCCGTTCTTCGACAACGCGCATCGCGCGCTGGGCGCCGCCGTGACCGAGTGGGTCGGCACGCAGGTGGTGGATGAGGCGTCGGTGGACGACGCCTGTCGAGAGTGGGTGCGGCGACTCGGGTCGGCCGGATACCTGCGCTATTGCGTCCCGCAGGCATGGGGCGGCGAGCTGCCAGCGCTCGACTCACGCGCGCTGTGTGTGTTGCGCGAGGCATTGGCAGCCCACGATGGGTTGGCCGATTTTGTGTTCGCCATGCAAGGGTTGGGGTCGGGTGCCATCACCTTGGGCGGCTCCGAGACATTGCGCGCGGAGTGGTTGCCGCGCGTGGCCGCGGGTACGGCCATTGCCGCCTTCGCGCTCTCCGAACCGGATGCCGGTTCCGACGCCGGCGCGATGTGTACCAGCGCCACGCGCACTGCCGACGGCTGGCGACTGAACGGCATCAAGACGTGGATCTCCAACGGCGGCATCGCCGATTTCTACTGCGTCTTCGCGCGCTCGGCACCAGACAGCAGCGGCAGCAAGGGCATCAGTGCGTTCTTTGTGCGTGCAGACACACCCGGACTTAGGGTGACCGAGCGCATCGAGGTCATGTCCCCGCATCCGCTGGCGACGCTGGCGTTCGTCGACTGTGAGGTACCGCACGACGCGCTGCTTGGTACCGAAGGTGAGGGGTTCGCGCTTGCCATGCGCACGCTGGACATCTTTCGCGTATCGGTGGCGGCAGCGGCCACGGGTTTTGCCCGGCGCGCTATGCAGGAGTCGCTACGCCACGCCAGCACGCGAGCGATGTTCGGTACGACGCTGGGCGCGCAGCCGCTGGCGCAGGCCATCTTGGGCGACATGGCCACCGATCTCGATGCGGCGGCGTTGCTGACCTACCGCGCCGCGTGGCATCGCGACACCCAGAGCGAACGCAGCACACGCGTGGCCGCCATGGCGAAACTGGGTGCCACCGAACTGGCACAGCAGATTATTGATCGCGCACTGCAACTGCATGGCGGGCGCGGCGTGCGTGTGGGTGAGGTGGTGGAGCGCCTGTACCGCGACGTGCGGGCGTTGCGCATTTATGAGGGCGCCACCGAAGTGCAGCGTCTGCTGGTTGGACGTGAATCGCTCAAAGCCCATCGACTCGGCTGA
- a CDS encoding AMP-binding protein translates to MHPSGHIDGFARAQLPPAEQWPVMPLEGVYDAPPRLNAAVELLDRAVEEGCGERVALVTPDGHGGWEEISYAQLQQQVDALAHVLVHDLQLVAGNRVLLRGFNGRWMTVAWLATVKAGMVAVTTMPMLRSTELRVVIERAECSAALCDVRLLDDLASAAVGAHGVRALRTWGGDGADRLELAMAHHHEPFTACQTASDDVALIAFTSGTTGVPKGCMHFHRDVMAMCRGFAAQVLHIGAGDRCIGTPPIAFTFGLGGLLCFPLAVRGSAVLMERATPEALLDAVAATGATVCFTAPSFYRHMALAITQHPGRFNTTSLRASVSAGEALPDATRTLWRNATGVEMLDGIGATELIHIFIAAAGDDVRPGAIGRAVPGYEVAILDDDLRPVPSGVVGRLAVRGPTGCRYLADTRQTGYVQHGWNLTGDACTMDDDGYVYFKARTDDLIISSGYNIGAPEVEAALLQHDAVLECAVIGVPDVERGQAVKAFVVLKPGHEDAGGALVSTLQEHVKATIAPYKYPRLVEFVAALPKTDTGKLQRFRLKETP, encoded by the coding sequence CTGCACCCCAGCGGCCACATCGACGGATTCGCGCGCGCGCAGCTGCCGCCCGCTGAGCAATGGCCAGTGATGCCGTTGGAAGGCGTGTACGATGCGCCGCCGCGCCTGAACGCGGCGGTGGAACTGCTTGATCGCGCGGTTGAGGAAGGATGCGGCGAACGCGTGGCGCTGGTCACTCCCGATGGCCATGGCGGCTGGGAGGAGATCAGCTATGCACAGCTCCAACAACAGGTGGACGCGCTCGCGCACGTGCTGGTGCATGACCTGCAGCTGGTGGCGGGGAATCGCGTGCTGTTGCGTGGCTTCAACGGCCGCTGGATGACGGTGGCGTGGCTGGCAACGGTAAAGGCCGGCATGGTGGCCGTGACGACCATGCCGATGCTGCGGTCCACGGAATTGCGCGTGGTGATCGAGCGCGCGGAGTGCAGCGCGGCGCTGTGCGACGTGCGGCTGTTGGACGATCTCGCCAGTGCGGCGGTGGGCGCCCATGGGGTGCGGGCCTTGCGGACGTGGGGTGGTGATGGCGCCGATCGGCTGGAACTGGCGATGGCCCATCACCACGAGCCATTTACCGCGTGCCAGACGGCCAGCGATGACGTGGCCCTGATTGCGTTCACGTCGGGAACCACGGGCGTGCCCAAGGGGTGCATGCATTTCCATCGCGATGTCATGGCGATGTGCCGAGGCTTTGCGGCGCAGGTGCTGCACATTGGTGCCGGCGACCGTTGCATTGGCACGCCACCCATTGCGTTCACTTTTGGACTGGGCGGGTTGTTGTGCTTTCCCTTGGCGGTGCGCGGGAGTGCGGTGCTGATGGAGCGGGCCACGCCTGAGGCACTGCTGGACGCGGTGGCCGCCACCGGCGCGACCGTCTGTTTCACCGCACCCAGCTTCTATCGCCACATGGCGCTGGCCATCACGCAGCACCCGGGGCGATTCAACACGACGTCACTGCGAGCCAGCGTGTCGGCGGGTGAAGCACTACCCGATGCCACGCGCACATTGTGGCGCAACGCCACCGGTGTCGAGATGCTCGATGGCATCGGAGCGACGGAGCTCATTCACATCTTCATCGCGGCCGCGGGCGATGACGTGCGTCCCGGCGCCATTGGTCGGGCCGTCCCGGGTTACGAAGTGGCCATTCTTGACGACGACTTGCGACCGGTGCCCAGTGGGGTGGTGGGACGCCTGGCCGTGCGCGGCCCCACGGGGTGCCGCTATCTCGCCGACACGCGACAAACCGGCTACGTGCAACACGGGTGGAACCTCACCGGTGACGCCTGCACGATGGACGACGACGGGTACGTGTATTTCAAGGCCCGCACGGACGATCTCATCATTTCGTCGGGGTACAATATCGGCGCGCCAGAGGTGGAAGCGGCGCTGTTGCAGCACGACGCCGTCCTGGAGTGCGCCGTGATTGGTGTTCCAGACGTTGAGCGCGGACAGGCGGTGAAGGCATTTGTCGTGCTGAAGCCCGGACATGAAGACGCTGGCGGCGCGCTGGTGAGCACGCTGCAGGAGCACGTGAAAGCCACCATCGCCCCGTACAAATATCCTCGCCTCGTCGAGTTCGTGGCGGCACTTCCCAAAACGGATACCGGCAAGCTGCAACGCTTTCGGTTGAAGGAGACTCCGTGA
- a CDS encoding RidA family protein: protein MHRTLQPEGWPRPRGYANGISARGRLVHVAGQIGWNAREQLVSTDLVAQARQALCNIVDVLACDGARPEHLVRLTWYVVDRGAYVANAQRLGEAYREVIGRHYPAMSAVQVSALIEPGALVEIEATAVVPDDPTDQ from the coding sequence ATACATCGGACGCTGCAACCTGAGGGATGGCCGCGACCGCGCGGGTACGCCAACGGCATCTCCGCCCGTGGCCGACTGGTGCATGTGGCCGGACAGATCGGCTGGAATGCCCGCGAGCAGTTGGTGAGTACCGATCTGGTGGCGCAGGCCCGTCAGGCGTTGTGCAACATCGTGGACGTGCTGGCCTGCGACGGCGCGCGCCCCGAGCATCTGGTGCGATTGACGTGGTACGTAGTTGACCGCGGCGCGTATGTGGCCAACGCCCAAAGGTTGGGTGAGGCCTATCGTGAGGTGATCGGACGCCACTACCCCGCGATGTCCGCTGTGCAAGTGAGTGCGCTCATTGAACCGGGCGCCCTGGTGGAGATTGAGGCCACGGCGGTGGTGCCCGACGATCCGACCGACCAGTGA
- a CDS encoding alpha/beta fold hydrolase — MIAARRIFHVIVLGALTVSSACSLDAFLFNERHLDSYNLSSRVIPDSLRMEGEWRVGDDRVAYAMARRPGTTPRFTMLFCHGNKESMEQYWDRVEAFWRTGFDVLTFDYRGFGRSTGTSSEATMRADGEAALAFLRARGVADSSLAINGFSLGGVCAIHLAAHVVTPRALIVESAFTNSEGLVRSGTILAVPGEWLMRDRYDNLAAIPLVSAPTLLLHGDADTFLPYAFSESLFAASRATIKRLIRIHGGNHTDIPLVLGPDEYAQLIHRFVLAPSSSGATVLPLPAP; from the coding sequence ATGATCGCCGCGCGCCGCATCTTCCACGTGATCGTTCTGGGCGCCCTGACCGTGTCCTCCGCCTGCTCGTTGGACGCGTTCCTGTTCAACGAGCGACATCTGGATTCGTACAACCTGTCCAGCCGGGTCATCCCGGACTCGCTGCGGATGGAAGGCGAGTGGCGTGTAGGCGATGATCGCGTGGCGTATGCCATGGCCCGGCGCCCGGGCACCACGCCGCGCTTCACGATGCTGTTCTGTCACGGTAACAAGGAGAGCATGGAGCAGTACTGGGATCGCGTCGAGGCGTTCTGGCGCACCGGTTTCGACGTGCTCACCTTCGACTACCGCGGATTCGGGCGCAGCACAGGGACCTCCAGCGAGGCCACCATGCGAGCCGACGGCGAAGCGGCGCTGGCGTTCCTGCGCGCCCGCGGCGTGGCCGATTCGTCGCTGGCCATCAACGGATTCTCGCTCGGAGGCGTGTGCGCCATTCATCTGGCCGCGCACGTCGTGACGCCGCGGGCGCTGATCGTGGAGAGCGCGTTCACCAACAGCGAAGGGCTGGTGCGCAGCGGTACCATCCTCGCCGTGCCCGGTGAATGGCTCATGCGTGATCGGTACGACAATCTGGCGGCCATCCCGCTCGTGTCGGCGCCCACCCTGCTGTTGCACGGCGATGCCGACACGTTCCTGCCGTACGCCTTCAGCGAATCACTGTTCGCCGCCAGCCGAGCGACCATCAAACGCCTGATACGCATTCACGGCGGGAATCACACGGATATCCCACTTGTGCTGGGACCGGATGAATACGCGCAGCTGATTCACCGATTCGTGCTGGCGCCCTCAAGCAGCGGTGCTACGGTCTTGCCGTTACCGGCGCCTTGA
- a CDS encoding MBL fold metallo-hydrolase yields the protein MRSLVALLLLAVSTSAGAQVNYDTVQVRPVQLAPGVHVLFGSGGNIGVSIGDDGVFIIDDQFAPLTPKILAAIRTLTDKPVKFVVNTHWHFDHTGGNENFGNAGVLIMAHDNVRKRMSTEQFMAAMNRREPPSPRAALPVVTFNDGVTLHLNGDSVMVTHVAPAHTDGDAIVHFLKANVIHMGDVFNNAGLPFIDRSSGGSVHGVISAADKVYAMSNDQTRIVPGHGQVTDRNRLKAWRDAVFTVRERVQREVRAGKSIDQVLALKLTAPYEKEWPGGHERFLRAVFEELARN from the coding sequence ATGCGGTCACTCGTCGCGCTTCTCCTGCTCGCTGTGTCCACTTCGGCAGGCGCCCAGGTCAACTACGATACAGTGCAGGTGCGCCCGGTGCAGTTGGCGCCCGGGGTGCACGTGCTGTTCGGATCCGGCGGCAATATCGGTGTGTCGATCGGCGATGACGGCGTCTTCATCATTGATGATCAGTTTGCACCGCTGACACCGAAGATCCTCGCCGCCATCCGGACGCTCACTGACAAGCCGGTGAAGTTCGTGGTCAACACCCACTGGCATTTCGACCACACCGGCGGGAATGAGAACTTCGGGAACGCGGGTGTGCTCATCATGGCCCATGACAACGTGCGCAAGCGGATGTCCACCGAGCAGTTCATGGCGGCCATGAATCGCCGGGAGCCGCCGTCGCCCAGGGCCGCGCTGCCAGTGGTAACCTTCAACGACGGGGTCACGCTCCACCTCAATGGGGATTCGGTCATGGTAACCCATGTGGCGCCGGCACACACCGACGGTGACGCGATCGTCCACTTCCTGAAGGCGAACGTGATTCACATGGGGGATGTGTTCAACAACGCGGGGCTCCCGTTCATTGACCGCTCCAGCGGCGGCTCGGTGCATGGCGTGATCAGCGCCGCAGACAAGGTCTACGCCATGAGCAACGACCAGACCAGAATCGTTCCGGGCCACGGTCAGGTGACCGATCGCAATCGCCTGAAGGCATGGCGGGATGCCGTCTTTACCGTCCGGGAGCGGGTGCAACGGGAGGTCCGGGCCGGGAAATCCATTGACCAGGTGCTGGCCCTCAAGCTCACCGCCCCCTATGAGAAGGAGTGGCCGGGCGGTCATGAGCGATTCCTGCGGGCGGTATTCGAGGAGCTGGCTCGGAACTGA
- a CDS encoding S9 family peptidase produces the protein MRERHTARAFAGLAIAGLSLTISSAAVPVPVGAQTAPRGRPLTIEDYYRLKTVGAPELSPDGRWVSYTVSTRVEDTNGTVSEVWLAAAERLGMSRRVSAAGANATAPSWAEDGSLRFVVGSRTLRVHPAQPDRMDTVAGASNGRATPREMPSPDGKWIATVRDVPPPKRERVFASEFEKRHDERFKGVQFDWMDFHRDGAAFPTPNVRDPEVSPPQEIYLTPVASGEARALTALGLRPTDVQWKRDGAGLLFSADSTYRNERVYGRTDAWTVSTNGQLHRLTTNNDYDYNGALLSPDGQWVLCTRQLTTDVVIARQLDHGGATDLVIIPTAGGAERVLTADWDYLPANAVWSPDSKAVYFTGGVGGTQHLFRVAPNGGPVQAVTTGERRVSGISFDRAFSRMAYLVGRFEAPSEIWVADIDGSHEVPVTQVHAPLVSTLALSTPERLRFSSADGTPIEGWLTFPLGYTSTGGPYPLVVSNHGGPHSAIEYNFNFKNQYLAANGYFVLEVNFRSSTNYGEQFLWGTWGAWGTKDGQDVMAGIDHVLGRFAIDRRHVATIGHSYGGFMTNWLITQYPDRFAAAIPGAGIVNWTSDYGNADIPRTKETEFYGAPWDAKAREIMIRQSPLTYADRAKAPTLFINGEIDQRVPYSEAQQMYVALKKNGVPTRMIQYADQPHAIGGLWNIVHRMLNERQWLDRWLKPVTPSTTP, from the coding sequence ATGCGTGAACGTCACACGGCACGTGCCTTCGCTGGCCTGGCGATCGCTGGCCTGAGCCTGACCATCAGTAGTGCGGCAGTACCCGTACCCGTTGGCGCGCAGACGGCCCCGCGCGGGCGGCCGCTGACGATCGAGGACTACTACCGACTCAAGACGGTGGGGGCGCCCGAACTGTCGCCCGATGGACGATGGGTGTCGTACACGGTCAGCACGCGCGTGGAGGACACCAACGGCACCGTGAGCGAAGTATGGCTGGCGGCTGCCGAACGGCTGGGAATGTCGCGACGGGTGAGTGCTGCCGGCGCGAACGCAACCGCGCCGTCGTGGGCCGAAGACGGCTCATTGCGATTCGTCGTGGGTTCACGCACCCTGCGAGTCCATCCCGCACAACCCGATCGGATGGACACCGTCGCCGGCGCATCGAACGGCCGCGCCACACCACGCGAGATGCCAAGCCCCGACGGCAAGTGGATCGCCACGGTGCGCGATGTGCCGCCCCCGAAACGTGAACGCGTGTTCGCCTCCGAATTCGAGAAACGGCACGACGAGCGCTTCAAGGGCGTGCAATTCGACTGGATGGACTTTCATCGCGATGGCGCGGCGTTCCCAACGCCCAATGTGCGCGATCCCGAGGTGAGTCCACCGCAGGAGATTTATCTCACCCCCGTCGCCAGTGGTGAGGCACGCGCGCTGACCGCGCTGGGCCTCCGCCCCACGGATGTGCAGTGGAAGCGCGATGGCGCTGGCCTGCTGTTCAGCGCCGATTCCACTTATCGCAATGAGCGAGTGTACGGACGTACGGACGCGTGGACCGTGTCCACCAACGGGCAATTGCACCGTCTCACCACCAACAACGACTACGACTACAACGGCGCCCTGCTTTCACCCGATGGACAGTGGGTGCTGTGCACTCGGCAACTCACCACCGATGTTGTCATTGCGCGCCAGCTCGATCACGGCGGCGCGACCGACCTGGTGATCATTCCCACGGCAGGTGGCGCCGAGCGTGTGCTGACCGCCGACTGGGACTACTTGCCCGCCAACGCGGTGTGGAGTCCCGACAGCAAGGCGGTCTACTTCACCGGCGGCGTCGGTGGCACGCAACATCTCTTTCGCGTGGCCCCAAACGGCGGACCGGTGCAGGCCGTCACCACCGGTGAACGTCGCGTGAGCGGCATCAGCTTTGACCGGGCATTCTCGCGCATGGCGTATCTGGTGGGCCGTTTCGAGGCGCCGTCCGAAATCTGGGTGGCCGATATCGACGGCTCACACGAAGTGCCGGTGACACAGGTGCACGCGCCGCTGGTCAGCACGCTGGCGCTCAGCACACCAGAACGGCTGCGCTTCTCAAGCGCTGACGGCACGCCCATTGAAGGCTGGCTCACGTTTCCGCTGGGCTACACATCAACAGGTGGCCCGTATCCGTTGGTGGTGAGCAATCACGGCGGTCCGCACAGCGCCATTGAATACAACTTCAACTTCAAGAACCAGTATCTGGCGGCCAACGGGTACTTCGTGCTGGAGGTCAACTTCCGCAGTTCCACGAACTATGGCGAGCAATTCCTGTGGGGCACCTGGGGCGCCTGGGGCACGAAGGATGGCCAGGACGTGATGGCCGGCATCGATCATGTGCTGGGTCGGTTCGCCATCGACCGGCGGCACGTGGCCACCATCGGGCATTCCTATGGCGGCTTCATGACCAACTGGCTCATTACCCAGTATCCCGATCGATTTGCGGCGGCGATTCCCGGCGCAGGCATCGTGAACTGGACCAGTGACTATGGCAACGCCGACATCCCGCGCACGAAGGAGACTGAGTTCTACGGGGCCCCCTGGGACGCCAAGGCGCGGGAGATCATGATCCGACAGTCACCCCTCACCTATGCCGACCGGGCCAAGGCCCCCACGCTGTTCATCAACGGGGAGATCGACCAGCGGGTGCCGTACTCCGAGGCGCAGCAGATGTACGTGGCCCTCAAGAAGAACGGGGTCCCCACGCGCATGATCCAGTACGCCGATCAGCCGCACGCGATTGGCGGATTGTGGAACATCGTGCATCGCATGCTGAACGAGCGGCAGTGGCTGGATCGCTGGCTCAAGCCGGTCACCCCGTCCACAACGCCCTGA